In the genome of Plasmodium falciparum 3D7 genome assembly, chromosome: 2, one region contains:
- a CDS encoding repetitive organellar protein, putative — MVFTFKNKKKKKEASSDKVSKESFNEEDNENNEKREKSDSWYKKIIETKGKSKTKYKNDNSLDDNINEDIINNNNNNNNDNNNDNNNDNNNDNNNDNNNDNNNENNNDNNNFNNYSDEISKNIIHKDNELENQLKDTLKSISSLSNKIVNYESKIEELEKELKEVKDKNIDNNDYENKLKEKEDFVKQKIDMLNEKENLLQEKELDINKREKKINEKEKNIIKKEETFHNIEKEYLEKNKERETISIEIIDIKKHLEKLKIEIKEKKEDLENLNKKLLSKENVLKELKGCVKEKNETINSLNDNIIEKEKKYKLLEYELEEKNKQIDLLNKQEKEKEKEKEREKEKEREKEKEKEYDTLIKELKDEKISILEKVHSIKVREMDIEKREHNFLHMEDQLKDLKNSFVKNNNQLKVYKCEIKNLKTELEKKEKELKDIENVSKEEINKLINQLNEKEKQILAFNKNHKEEIHGLKEELKESVKITKIETQELQEMVDIKQKELDQLQEKYNAQIESISIELSKKEKEYNQYKNTYIEEINNLNEKLEETNKEYTNLQNNYTNEINMLNNDIHMLNGNIKTMNTQISTLKNDVHLLNEQIDKLNNEKGTLNSKISELNVQIMDLKEEKDFLNNQIVDLSNQIDLLTRKMEEKENKMLEQENKYKQEMELLRGNIKSSENILNNDEEVCDLKRKLSLKESEMKMMKEEHDKKLAELKDDCDVRIREMNEKNEDKINMLKEEYEDKINTLKEQNEDKINTLKEQNEDKINTLKEEYEHKINTMKEEYEHKINTLNEQNEHKINTLNEQNEHKINTMKEEYEDKMNTLNEQNEDKMNSLKEEYENKINQINSNNEIKIKDVVNEYIEEVDKLKVTLDEKKKQFDKEINYAHIKAHEKEQILLTEMEELKCQRDNKYSDLYEKYIKLIKSICMIINIECCDDIENEDIIRRIEEYINNNKGLKKEVEEKEHKRHSSFNILKSKEKFFKNSIEDKSHELKKKHEKDLLSKDKEIEEKNKKIKELNNDIKKLQDEILVYKKQSNAQQVDHKKKSWILLKDKSKEKIKDKENQINVEKNEEKDLKKKDDEIRILNEELVKYKTILYNLKKDPLLQNQDLLSKIDINSLTINEGMCVDKIEEHILDYDEEINKSRSNLFQLKNEICSLTTEVMELNNKKNELIEENNKLNLVDQGKKKLKKDVEKQKKEIEKLNKQLTKCNKQIDELNEEVEKLNNENIELITYSNDLNNKFDMKENNLMMKLDENEDNIKKMKSKIDDMEKEIKYREDEKKRNLNEINNLKKKNEDMCIKYNEMNIKYGDICVKYEEMSLTYKETSLKYEQIKVKYDEKCSQYDEIRFQYDEKCFQYDEINKKYGALLNINITNKMVDSKVDRNNNEIISVDNKVEGIANYLKQIFELNEEIIRLKGEINKISLLYSNELNEKNSYDINMKHIQEQLLFLEKTNKENEEKIINLTSQYSDAYKKKSDESKLCGAQFVDDVNIYGNISNNNIRTNEYKYEEMFDTNIEEKNGMHLSKYIHLLEENKFRCMKIIYENENIKSSNKIIGLYNYSRYYGLREDLCKEEIVPSKIGNISNKNENNNKKNNTCDGYDEKVTIVLCIILNEIIKFLFLNDEYVLLFEKIHKNVWKRMYIPEEIKFFILKYITLLNNLRDYIISVHNNMKNEKYDECWFLFQHYFERSSDVRKEMVHFLLERKSQENLISFKSKLKSKKEKILTMDILNFSKEHMQLKTIAHLRKEINYEKLSKDTLNRDYNLLLYKYQECVSKLKRVKNLMKEINQNVFIEKYDDISKELDNFSDGYNEQNEQHVMDPILLNNNKNKNNKLITEHNNPIINRLTNFTQNRDSKYKNKIMDDVKQRKINSTMNNTNKNGINIIYNHYENLNKPNYNDNINRLNSYHQNIHIANSIHPNRNQNKSFLTNQANSTYSVMKNYINSDKPNLNGKKSVRNIFNEIVDENVNKTFVHKSVFF, encoded by the coding sequence ATGGTATTCACGTtcaaaaataagaaaaagaaaaaagaagctAGTTCAGATAAAGTAAGCAAAGAATCATTTAATGAGgaagataatgaaaataatgaaaagagGGAAAAAAGCGATTCAtggtataaaaaaataatagaaaCTAAAGGAAAAAGTAAaactaaatataaaaatgataattccttagatgataatattaatgaggacataataaataataataataataataataatgataataataatgataacaataatgataataataatgataataataatgataataataatgataataataatgagaataataatgataataataattttaataattatagcgatgaaatatcaaaaaatattatacataaagaCAATGAGCTAGAAAACCAGCTTAAGGATACATTAAAGTCCATTAGTTCGTTGTCGAATAAAATTGTGAATTACGAAAGTAAAATTGAAGAattagaaaaagaattaaaagaagTAAAGGATAAgaatattgataataatgattatgaaaataaattaaaagaaaaagaagattttgttaaacaaaaaattgatatgctaaatgaaaaagaaaatcttttacaagaaaaagaattagatattaataaaagagaaaagaaaattaatgaaaaagaaaagaatataataaaaaaggaagaaacatttcataatatagaaaaagagtatttagaaaaaaataaagaaagagAAACGATTTCTATAGAAATTATAGATATTAAAAAACATCTAGAAAAactaaaaatagaaataaaagaaaaaaaagaagatttagaaaatttaaataaaaaattgttatcaaaagaaaatgtactaaaagaattaaaaggatgtgttaaggaaaaaaatgaaaccaTTAATTCAttgaatgataatattattgaaaaagaaaaaaaatataaattattagaatatgagttggaagaaaaaaataaacaaattgatttattaaacaaacaagaaaaagaaaaggaaaaggagAAGGAAAGGGAAAAGGAGAAGGAAagggaaaaggaaaaagaaaaggaatatGATACATTAATCAAAGaattaaaagatgaaaagATTTCCATTTTAGAAAAAGTTCATTCCATTAAAGTAAGAGAAATGGATATTGAAAAAAGAGAACATAATTTCCTTCATATGGAAGATCAATtaaaagatttaaaaaatagttttgtaaagaataataatcaattaaaagtatataaatgTGAAATAAAGAATCTTAAAACcgaattagaaaaaaaagaaaaagaattaaaagatatagaaaatgtatctaaagaagaaataaataaattaataaaccaattaaatgaaaaggaGAAACAAATTCTTGCgtttaataaaaatcataAAGAAGAAATTCATGGATTGaaagaagaattaaaagaatCTGTGAAAATAACCAAAATAGAAACACAAGAGTTACAAGAAATGGTAGACATCAAACAAAAAGAGTTAGACCAATTGCAGGAAAAATATAACGCACAAATAGAAAGTATAAGCATCGAATTAAGTAAAAAAGAGAAGGAATATaatcaatataaaaatacttatatagaagaaataaataatttaaatgaaaaattagaagaaactaataaagaatatacgaatttacaaaataattatacaaatgaaataaatatgttaaataatgatatacatATGTTAAATGGCAATATAAAAACCATGAATACACAAATAAGtactttaaaaaatgatgtaCATTTGTTAAATGAACAAatagataaattaaataatgaaaagggTACATTAAATAGTAAAATTAGTGAATTGAATGTTCAAATTATGGATTTAAAAGAGGAAAAAGATTTCTTAAATAATCAAATTGTAGATTTAAGTAATCAAATTGATTTGTTAACAAGAAAAATGGAAGagaaggaaaataaaatgttgGAACAGGAGAATAAGTATAAACAAGAGATGGAACTCTTAAGGGGGAATATAAAAAGTTCTGAGAATATTTTAAACAATGACGAAGAGGTGTGTGAtttaaaaaggaaattaaGTTTGAAGGAAAGtgaaatgaaaatgatgaagGAGGAACATGATAAGAAGTTGGCTGAGTTGAAAGATGATTGTGATGTGAGGATACGGGAGATGAATGAAAAGAATGaagataaaattaatatgttaAAGGAAGAATATGAAGATAAAATTAATACGTTGAAGgaacaaaatgaagataaaatTAATACGTTAAAGgaacaaaatgaagataaaattaatacattGAAAGAAGAGTATGaacataaaattaatacGATGAAGGAAGAATATGaacataaaattaatacgttgaatgaacaaaatgaacataaaattaatacgttgaatgaacaaaatgaacataaaattaatacGATGAAGGAAGAATATGAAGATAAAATGAACACGTTgaatgaacaaaatgaagataaaatGAATTCGTTGAAGGAAGAGTATGAAAATAAGATAAATCaaattaatagtaataatgaaataaaaataaaagatgtaGTGAATGAATATATTGAAGAAGTGGACAAATTAAAAGTTACTttggatgaaaaaaaaaaacaatttgataaagaaataaattacGCACATATCAAAGCTCATGAAAAGGAgcaaatattattaacagAAATGGAAGAATTAAAATGTCAGAgggataataaatattcagATTTATAtgagaaatatattaaactAATAAAAAGTATTTGTATGATAATTAACATTGAATGTTGTGATGatatagaaaatgaagatattataagaagaattgaagaatatataaataataacaaaggCTTGAAAAAAGAagtagaagaaaaagaacatAAAAGACATTCCtcctttaatattttaaaaagtaaagaaaagttttttaaaaatagcATAGAAGATAAAAGtcatgaattaaaaaaaaaacatgaaaaagatttattatcaaaagataaagaaattgaagaaaagaataaaaaaataaaagaactgaataatgatataaaaaagttaCAAGATGAAATAttagtatataaaaaacaaagtAATGCACAACAAGTAGatcataaaaagaaaagttgGATTCTTCTTAAAGATAAATCTaaagagaaaataaaagataaagaaaatcaaataaatgtagaaaaaaatgaagaaaaggatttaaaaaaaaaagatgatgaaataagaattttaaatgaagaacttgtaaaatataaaacaattttatataatttaaaaaaagatccATTATTACAAAATCAAGATTTATTATCAAAAATTGACATAAATTCTTTAACAATAAATGAAGGAATGTGTGTAGATAAAATAGAAGAGCACATTTTGGATTatgatgaagaaataaataaaagcaGATCTAATTTGTTTCAactaaaaaatgaaatatgttCTTTAACAACTGAGGTTATGGAacttaataataagaaaaatgaattaattgaagaaaataataaattaaatttagtAGATCAAGGaaagaagaaattaaaaaaggatgtggaaaaacaaaaaaaagaaatagagaaattaaataaacaattaacaaaatgtaataaacaaatagatgaattaaatgaagaagtggaaaaattaaataatgaaaatattgaatTAATTACATATTCAAATGATTTAAATAACAAATTTGatatgaaagaaaataatCTTATGATGAAATTAGatgaaaatgaagataatataaagaaaatgaaaagtaaAATTGATGATatggaaaaagaaataaaatatagagaagatgaaaaaaaaagaaatttaaatgaaattaataatttaaagaaaaagaatgaaGATATgtgtattaaatataatgaaatgaaTATTAAGTATGGAGATATTTGTgtaaaatatgaagaaatgTCTCTTACGTATAAAGAAACATCTCTTAAATATGAGCAAATTAAAGTGAAATATGATGAAAAGTGTTCTCAATATGACGAAATACGTTTTCAATATGATGAGAAATGTTTTCAATATGATGAgataaataagaaatatggtgctttattaaatataaatattactaATAAAATGGTTGATTCAAAAGTggatagaaataataatgaaataatttCAGTAGATAATAAAGTAGAAGGAATTGcgaattatttaaaacaaatatttgAATTAAATGAAGAGATCATACGATTAAAAggagaaataaataaaattagcttattatatagtaatgaattaaatgagaaaaatagTTATGATATAAACATGAAACATATACAAGAACAATTACTTTTTTTGGAAAAgacaaataaagaaaatgaagaaaaaataattaatttgaCTAGCCAATATTCTGATGCATACAAGAAGAAGAGTGATGAATCTAAATTATGTGGTGCACAGTTTGTTGatgatgttaatatatatggaaatatatcaaataataatataagaacaaatgaatataaatatgaagagATGTTTGATACGAATATAGAAGAGAAGAATGGTATGCATTTATCTAAGTATATTCATCtattagaagaaaataaatttcgatgtatgaaaataatttatgaaaatgaaaatataaaaagtagtaataaaataattggATTGTATAATTATTCAAGGTATTATGGGTTAAGAGAAGATTTGTGTAAAGAAGAAATCGTTCCTTCAAAAATAGGAAATATatctaataaaaatgaaaataataataagaagaacAACACTTGTGATGGTTATGATGAGAAGGTTACAATAGTTTTATgcattatattaaatgaaataataaaatttttatttttaaatgacgaatatgtattattatttgaaaagATTCATAAAAATGTTTGGAAACGAATGTATATCccagaagaaataaaattttttatcctaaaatatattacgCTGTTAAATAACTTGAGagattatataataagtgtacataataatatgaaaaatgagAAATATGATGAATGTTGGTTTTTATTTCAACATTATTTTGAAAGATCGAGTGATGTAAGAAAAGAGATGGTTCATTTCTTATTAGAAAGAAAGAGTCAAGAAAATttaatatcttttaaaagtaaattaaaaagtaaaaaagaaaaaatattaacaatgGACATATTGAATTTTAGTAAAGAACATATGCAATTAAAAACCATAGCTCATctaagaaaagaaataaattatgaaaaactTTCTAAGGATACCTTAAATAGagattataatttattattatataaatatcaagAATGTGTAAGTAAATTAAAAAGggtaaaaaatttaatgaaagaaataaatcaaaatgtatttatagaaaaatatgatgatataagtAAAGAATTAGATAATTTTTCAGATGGatataatgaacaaaatgaacaACATGTAATGGAtcctattttattaaataataataaaaacaaaaataacaaattgATAACTGAACATAATAATCCTATAATTAATAGGCTAACTAATTTTACACAAAACAGAgattcaaaatataaaaataaaataatggaTGATGtaaaacaaagaaaaataaatagtacaatgaataatacaaataaaaatggtattaatattatatataatcattatgaaaatttaaataaaccaaactataatgataatataaatagattAAATTCATATCatcaaaatatacatattgcTAATTCAATTCATCCTAATagaaatcaaaataaaagtTTTCTTACGAATCAAGCAAATAGTACATATAGtgttatgaaaaattatataaattcagATAAACCAAATTTAAATGGAAAAAAGAGtgtaagaaatatttttaatgaaattgtcgatgaaaatgtaaataaaacgTTTGTTCATAAaagtgtatttttttaa
- a CDS encoding palmitoyltransferase DHHC12, putative: protein MNMLKEGKHWIFYKFSHFIQIFYFFYLFSGCLIIYFETHFILDQYYRIPYIRFFCIFLFIFGITSFFLCSLSDPGKISLNGLDKHLEYYSYDEIIFYTNTKCKTCNIIKPARSKHCSYCSSCISRYDHHCFLLNNCIGGYNNMYYLVFLHIHIIITFYSTYITFLTLYSIIIYEHLLEATFINKENNEIIPFSYLTIVNYLFYKCSGTFSLFVISIFSFFCLFFYFLHIIYFSLFNNITQNELTKYRKLENNSGQINTEFYNKGFIKNVKDLLFYKKNIKNFIKKKL, encoded by the exons atgaacatgCTAAAAGAAGGTAAACATTGGattttttacaaattttCTCATTTCATTCAA attttttatttcttctatcTATTTAGTGGTTgtcttataatatattttgaaa CCCATTTCATATTAGATCAATATTATAGAATCCCATATATAAG atttttttgtatattcctttttatttttggaataacatctttctttttatgttCATTAAGTGACCCAG GAAAAATCTCTTTGAATGGTCTAGATAAACACTTGGAATATTATTCATACGacgaaataatattttacacCAACACTAAATGTAAAAcgtgtaatattataaa ACCTGCTAGAAGTAAGCACTGTTCATACTGTTCTTCTTGTATATCCAGATATGATCATCATTGTTTCTTATTGAATAATTGTATAGGAGGTTacaataatatgtattatttagtttttcttcatatacatattattataaccttttattcaacatatataa ctTTCCTTACATTATatagtataataatatatgaacatcTTTTAGAAG CAACTTTTATAAACAAAGAAAACAACGAGATTATACCTTTCTCATACCTTACCATTGttaat TATCTCTTTTACAAATGTAGTGGTACCTTCTCCCTATTCGTCATAtccattttttcatttttctgtttatttttctattttttgcatattatatatttcagtCTTTTCAATAATATCACACAAAATGAATTAACCAAATATAGAAAACTGGAAAATAATTCTGGTCAAATAAACACCGAGTTTTACAATAAAG gttttataaaaaatgtgaaGGACTTacttttttacaaaaaaaatattaaaaactttattaaaaagaaattataa
- a CDS encoding octaprenyl pyrophosphate synthase, whose protein sequence is MVHLSKRNNIKSFLNYCKAKYLNPLLINKNEDIIKETSILKNNNLYSRKESNVFIEILKSSFIKFRGQKINEEINNHNNIINNSSHNNNHNIYHDTNKKKKQQYEEKHNVFHTENMHKEVLLCMDVLQYEEDKVNRELHLLHSYFNKERTNIDPYTLCESKIKNIDEYIYNIIKTNYKNIDEFITYIYLYKGKRFRVILSILLKNILHHIDNVSKIKTNFKNRNIQRKFFKSNKLTSNYLSNKLKLYNLKITQKKNICEKTVLDNQCKIIAASEIIHMGSLLHDDVIDDSNKRRGVIALHKKFGNKISILSGDYLLARASSIFAGTGSPKICRSFSYVVESLIKGEFLQRNLKFNNVEEALKMYLIKSYHKTASLFSHLFACIAILSFKNDTIIQLCFNLGLHIGMAFQLYDDYLDYKIDDNTNKPILNDLKNNIKTAPLLFSYNYNPQVILQLINKNSYTNNDIENILYYIQHSNSMKKNELCSLLHIKKASDILYSLISHCNKPSTNKNNTKHDDIKQSSEALINLILNVLSRNVK, encoded by the coding sequence ATGGTTCACCTaagtaaaagaaataatattaaaagctttttaaattattgcAAAGCGAAATATTTGAACCCTTTactaattaataaaaatgaagacataataaaagaaaccagtattttaaaaaataacaacTTGTATAGTAGAAAGGAGTCGAATGTttttatagaaatattaaaatcatcctttataaaatttagaggacaaaaaataaacgaagaaataaataaccataataatattattaataatagtagtcacaataataatcataatatttatcatgatacaaacaaaaaaaaaaaacaacaatatgaagaaaaacaTAATGTATTTCATACAGAAAATATGCATAAAGAAGTTTTACTATGTATGGATGTTTTACAATATGAAGAAGATAAAGTAAATCGTGAATTACATTTATTACAttcttattttaataaagaaagaaCAAATATTGATCCTTATACCTTATGTgaaagtaaaataaaaaatattgatgaatatatatataatattattaaaaccaattataaaaacattgatgaatttattacatatatttatttatataaaggaaaaagatTTAGAGTTATCTTAAGTAtcctattaaaaaatatattacatcatATAGATAATGtttcaaaaattaaaacaaattttaaaaatagaaatatccAAAGAAAATTTTTCAAATCAAATAAACTCACGTCAAAttatttatcaaataaattaaaactaTACAACTTGAAaataacacaaaaaaaaaacatatgtgAAAAAACAGTCTTAGATAATCAATGTAAAATTATAGCTGCTTCagaaattatacatatgggTTCTCTTTTACATGATGATGTCATAGATGATTCAAATAAAAGAAGAGGTGTCATAGcattacataaaaaatttgGAAATAAAATTTCAATATTATCAGGGGATTATCTCTTAGCACGTGCTAGTTCTATTTTTGCTGGTACGGGTTCACCAAAAATTTGTAGAAGTTTCTCTTATGTTGTCGAAAGTTTAATAAAAGGAGAATTCTTACAAAgaaatttaaaatttaataatgttGAAGAAGCACTCAAAatgtatttaattaaatcatATCATAAAACAGCTTCtcttttttctcatttattTGCATGTATAGCCATTCTatcatttaaaaatgataCTATTATACAATTATGTTTTAATTTAGGATTACACATAGGTATGGCTTTTCAATTATATGATGATTATCTAGATTATAAAATCGATGACAATACAAACAAACCtatattaaatgatttaaaaaataatattaaaacagCTCCCTTATTATTTTCCTATAATTATAACCCTCAAGTTATCTTacaattaattaataaaaattcatatacaaataatgatattgaaaatattttatattatatccaACATTCTAAtagtatgaaaaaaaatgaattgtgttcattattacatataaaaaaggcATCTGATATTCTATACTCCTTAATATCTCATTGTAATAAACCTAgtacaaataaaaacaataccaaacatgatgatataaaacaAAGTAGCGAGgcattaattaatttaatcTTAAACGTGTTATCAAGAAACGTCAAatga